Proteins from one Brevibacillus humidisoli genomic window:
- a CDS encoding energy-coupling factor transporter ATPase, with protein sequence MTQEPLIRVDNVSFAYRINQSTSIPVLRNVSFSVMSGEYVAIIGHNGSGKSTLSKMLNGILVPETGDVWVSGMNTREKALHRQIRQCVGMVFQHPDNQIVATIVEDDIAFGLENIGVPPDEMKLRVDEALQAVGMSSFRDRPPHHLSGGQKQRVAIAGILAMKPSCIVLDEATSMLDSYGRKEILAVVGKMRREGMTIVTVTHHMSEVAEADRVIVLEEGEIVLEGTPREVFRQHQKLQELHLDVPQASQLALRIHELYPAFQRDLIQNQEIIEEVERHKLRQVEVSGR encoded by the coding sequence ATGACACAAGAACCGCTAATTCGCGTAGACAACGTCTCCTTTGCCTACCGAATCAACCAGTCCACCAGCATTCCCGTGCTGCGCAACGTTTCGTTTTCGGTGATGTCGGGCGAGTATGTGGCGATTATCGGCCACAATGGCTCTGGTAAATCAACCCTCTCCAAAATGTTAAACGGTATTCTAGTGCCGGAGACGGGTGATGTCTGGGTGAGTGGAATGAACACCAGGGAGAAAGCACTTCATCGACAGATTCGACAGTGTGTAGGCATGGTGTTTCAACATCCGGACAACCAGATCGTAGCCACGATTGTCGAAGACGATATCGCTTTCGGATTGGAGAATATCGGTGTCCCGCCGGACGAGATGAAGCTGAGGGTAGACGAGGCCCTGCAGGCGGTGGGGATGAGCAGCTTCCGTGACCGTCCGCCGCACCATCTGTCAGGTGGACAGAAACAACGTGTTGCGATAGCTGGAATACTAGCCATGAAGCCTAGCTGTATCGTCCTTGACGAAGCAACGAGCATGTTGGATTCCTATGGACGAAAGGAGATTCTCGCCGTAGTCGGCAAGATGCGTCGGGAAGGGATGACCATTGTGACGGTCACTCACCATATGTCGGAAGTGGCTGAGGCGGATCGAGTGATCGTGTTGGAAGAAGGAGAGATCGTCCTGGAGGGAACTCCACGCGAGGTATTCCGCCAGCATCAGAAACTGCAGGAGTTGCATCTTGATGTGCCGCAGGCAAGCCAGCTTGCCCTGCGCATACACGAACTGTACCCGGCGTTCCAACGTGATCTGATACAGAATCAGGAAATCATCGAGGAGGTTGAACGGCACAAACTGCGGCAGGTGGAGGTGAGCGGAAGATGA
- a CDS encoding SDR family NAD(P)-dependent oxidoreductase produces the protein MLLSGKVAIVTGSGSGMGKAIARRFREQGAHLVIADIDAAAAEQTASELNGEASPVAVDVADYQQVQQMVEQAASRYGQIDILVNSAGVPMAFTPIEDVTDSQWVRIMNVNVKSIYLTCKHVVPWMKQRGSGAIINIASIAGIRARPGLNAYCASKGAAIMLTRALALELAPHQIRVNAVNPGPADTPMLGKFLSGDAEQVERQTKEIFLNSVPLGRLVEPENIAEACLYLASDLASMVTGEVLNVDGGRGI, from the coding sequence ATGCTGTTGAGCGGTAAGGTGGCGATTGTGACCGGGAGTGGGTCAGGGATGGGCAAAGCGATCGCCAGGCGATTTCGTGAACAGGGGGCACATCTGGTGATTGCCGATATCGATGCGGCAGCAGCGGAACAAACAGCGTCCGAGCTGAACGGGGAGGCATCCCCGGTCGCGGTAGATGTGGCGGATTATCAACAGGTGCAGCAAATGGTGGAACAAGCCGCTTCCAGGTATGGACAGATCGACATCCTCGTCAATAGCGCTGGTGTACCAATGGCGTTTACACCCATCGAGGACGTGACTGATTCACAATGGGTTCGGATCATGAATGTCAACGTAAAATCGATCTACCTCACCTGCAAACATGTGGTGCCCTGGATGAAGCAGCGAGGAAGCGGCGCCATCATCAACATCGCTTCCATCGCCGGTATTCGCGCCAGACCCGGACTAAACGCCTACTGTGCCTCCAAAGGGGCTGCGATCATGTTGACCAGGGCGCTGGCATTGGAGCTGGCACCTCACCAGATCAGGGTAAATGCGGTAAATCCTGGTCCAGCCGACACACCGATGCTTGGCAAGTTTCTCAGCGGCGATGCAGAGCAAGTAGAACGGCAAACCAAAGAAATCTTCCTTAACAGCGTTCCGCTCGGTCGCCTGGTGGAACCGGAAAACATCGCGGAAGCATGCCTGTACCTGGCGAGCGATCTCGCATCGATGGTGACAGGCGAAGTGCTGAATGTGGACGGAGGGAGAGGAATCTAG
- a CDS encoding energy-coupling factor transporter ATPase — MSQSILQVTDLHHTYMKGTPLEHQALTGVNMAVNRGECVAIIGHTGSGKSTLIQHFNGLSLPQSGQVIVDGVDLSQPNLRVKELRQKVGLVFQNPEDQIFEKLVGDDVAYGPLKMGLSLKEAAQRVRWAMELVGLSFDEMKDRATFALSGGQKRKVALAGVLALKPTILVLDEPTAGLDPRSRKDLLVRIQRLNREEQLTVIFVTHNMEEVALLADRVYVMAGGRDVYHGTPQEVFSNQALLTGHQIGTPETVEILHALHSRGYPVNTGAFEVEEAAYEILQLLPTGRR; from the coding sequence ATGAGTCAATCGATCCTGCAAGTGACAGATCTGCATCACACCTACATGAAAGGAACCCCGCTCGAACATCAGGCGCTCACAGGGGTAAACATGGCAGTGAATCGAGGGGAATGCGTCGCCATCATTGGGCATACCGGTTCGGGCAAATCGACGCTGATCCAACATTTTAACGGGCTCTCACTCCCTCAGTCCGGACAGGTGATCGTGGATGGTGTCGACCTGTCCCAACCCAACCTGCGGGTAAAAGAACTGCGGCAGAAGGTAGGGCTTGTGTTTCAAAACCCTGAAGATCAGATCTTTGAGAAACTGGTCGGAGACGACGTCGCCTATGGACCGTTGAAGATGGGACTTTCGCTAAAAGAGGCGGCACAGCGAGTCCGCTGGGCCATGGAACTGGTCGGTCTCTCGTTTGACGAGATGAAAGATCGGGCAACCTTTGCTTTAAGCGGCGGGCAAAAGCGGAAAGTAGCCTTGGCTGGCGTGTTGGCACTGAAGCCCACTATTCTGGTATTGGATGAACCGACAGCTGGACTGGACCCGAGGTCGCGTAAAGATCTGCTGGTGCGAATCCAACGCTTGAACAGAGAGGAACAACTGACTGTGATCTTCGTCACGCACAACATGGAGGAGGTGGCGCTGCTGGCCGACCGGGTCTATGTGATGGCAGGGGGCAGAGATGTATATCACGGCACACCGCAGGAAGTTTTCAGCAACCAGGCACTTTTGACCGGACACCAGATCGGAACCCCGGAGACAGTGGAGATTCTGCACGCCCTGCATAGCCGCGGGTATCCAGTCAATACCGGAGCGTTTGAGGTGGAGGAGGCGGCCTATGAAATCCTGCAGCTCCTACCAACCGGCAGGAGGTGA
- a CDS encoding sigma-54 interaction domain-containing protein has translation MNGIQTYMQAILDASHDGIIAIDKDAVITLVNRNAIEILGLPEGIVGEKITTYIPNSDMLRILASGKKELGDIATILNRQIIINRLPIILHDQIVGAVSTFKEITDIQKMELRIRKKFTESGLEAKYRLEQIVGRSKAITEIRQLAEQFGKTDATVLILGESGTGKELFAQGIHLISGRSSGPFVAVNCAALPGNLLESELFGYEEGAFTGAKKGGKSGLFELAHGGTLFLDEIGEMSLPIQTMLLRVLQEKKVRRIGGEKLIPVDVRIVAATNLDLEQLIRQHQFRSDLYYRINVLTLELPPLRDRLEDIPALTCSIIEEVSQRIDKQICGVDPTIYQVFQQYEWPGNVRELRNVVERMVLLAQDRYLGSGDVAFFRKKLNQHRVTAAVMESWEETERSLILSTLRQTNGNKGEAAKRLGMDRTTLWRKLKKYQP, from the coding sequence ATGAATGGAATCCAGACCTATATGCAGGCGATTCTTGATGCCTCCCACGACGGGATTATTGCCATAGACAAAGATGCTGTGATCACATTGGTGAACAGAAACGCGATCGAGATCCTTGGGCTGCCCGAGGGGATTGTTGGGGAGAAGATTACGACCTATATTCCCAATTCTGACATGCTGCGGATCCTGGCTAGCGGCAAGAAGGAGCTTGGCGACATCGCAACGATCCTGAACCGGCAGATTATCATTAATCGACTGCCTATTATTCTCCACGACCAGATCGTCGGGGCGGTCTCCACTTTTAAAGAGATCACCGATATTCAGAAGATGGAATTGCGGATTCGCAAGAAGTTTACGGAGAGTGGCCTGGAAGCGAAGTACCGGTTGGAACAAATCGTCGGACGATCCAAGGCAATCACAGAGATCAGGCAGCTTGCCGAACAGTTCGGCAAAACAGATGCAACGGTACTGATCCTGGGAGAGTCCGGTACCGGAAAAGAGCTGTTTGCCCAAGGGATTCACCTGATCAGCGGTCGTTCCTCCGGCCCATTTGTGGCGGTCAACTGCGCGGCTTTGCCGGGAAACTTGCTGGAGAGTGAATTATTCGGCTACGAGGAAGGGGCGTTTACGGGGGCGAAAAAAGGAGGCAAGTCTGGATTATTTGAATTGGCACATGGAGGGACCCTGTTTCTCGACGAGATCGGCGAGATGTCCTTGCCGATTCAAACCATGCTGCTGCGCGTTCTGCAGGAAAAGAAGGTGCGCAGAATCGGCGGTGAAAAGCTGATCCCGGTCGATGTCCGGATTGTCGCGGCAACCAATCTGGATTTGGAACAGTTAATCCGACAACATCAGTTTCGCTCCGATCTCTACTACCGGATCAACGTGCTGACACTGGAGCTGCCTCCACTCCGTGATCGCTTGGAAGATATACCGGCGTTAACCTGCTCGATCATAGAGGAGGTAAGTCAACGGATTGACAAGCAGATCTGCGGTGTGGATCCGACCATCTATCAGGTGTTTCAGCAATACGAATGGCCGGGCAATGTACGGGAATTGCGCAATGTCGTAGAGCGAATGGTGCTGCTTGCGCAGGATCGGTATCTGGGAAGCGGGGATGTTGCTTTTTTTCGCAAAAAGCTTAACCAGCATAGGGTAACTGCCGCTGTGATGGAATCGTGGGAAGAGACAGAGCGCTCGCTGATCCTCTCTACTTTGCGCCAGACCAATGGCAACAAGGGAGAAGCGGCCAAACGGCTGGGCATGGATCGAACAACCCTTTGGCGCAAACTGAAAAAATATCAACCGTAG
- a CDS encoding M20 family metallopeptidase encodes MSLDRVGSFVEEEEVVRLTQQLIRIPSVYRPGVAGGNEERVARYVEALLRDMGLTVYYEEVVPGRPNVIAFYDSGRPGKTLLFEGHTDVVTEGDTDQWSYDPFGAAIANGRLYGRGACDTKGNLAAAICAVKAIQRAQSPFCGRILLCIPCDEEGMMIGIKHFIGRGWADGVDGAIICEPEENQLCITQKGAMRAIVKTYGKMAHGAMPLTGINPNTRMARLIVALEQLEQAEKERIGQHPMLGWPSITPTVVQAPVKGEAQLNVMPDQCMTMLDIRTVPGQDHQELRQKMEAILDQLAQEDRDFRATLDVIEDRPWTLTAKDDPIVQAVADSYQAITGRNPVYNGVPGATDGTFLHQAGIPIITTGAGDRHIPHHADEYVDLDQLVETTRLYARSAVAFLGA; translated from the coding sequence ATGTCACTTGACCGTGTCGGATCATTTGTGGAGGAAGAGGAAGTGGTCAGACTGACGCAGCAGTTGATCCGCATCCCCAGCGTATATCGTCCCGGTGTTGCCGGCGGCAATGAAGAACGTGTCGCCCGCTACGTGGAAGCGCTTCTGCGCGACATGGGCCTGACTGTTTACTATGAGGAGGTTGTGCCTGGCCGTCCCAATGTGATCGCCTTTTACGATTCCGGCAGACCGGGCAAAACACTGCTGTTTGAAGGTCATACCGACGTAGTCACAGAGGGTGACACAGACCAGTGGAGTTACGATCCGTTTGGCGCGGCAATCGCCAACGGCCGCCTGTATGGTCGAGGCGCCTGTGACACCAAGGGGAATCTCGCCGCAGCGATTTGCGCGGTGAAGGCCATTCAACGGGCACAAAGCCCTTTTTGCGGCCGAATCTTATTATGCATCCCCTGCGATGAGGAAGGGATGATGATCGGGATCAAACACTTTATTGGGCGTGGCTGGGCCGATGGAGTAGATGGTGCGATTATTTGCGAACCAGAAGAAAATCAGCTTTGCATCACCCAGAAAGGAGCGATGCGGGCGATTGTGAAAACCTACGGCAAGATGGCGCACGGAGCGATGCCGTTGACCGGGATCAATCCCAATACGCGGATGGCGCGGCTGATCGTAGCGCTCGAACAACTGGAGCAGGCAGAAAAAGAGCGTATTGGCCAGCATCCGATGCTGGGCTGGCCCAGTATTACACCAACAGTCGTACAGGCGCCGGTAAAAGGAGAGGCGCAGCTCAACGTGATGCCGGATCAGTGTATGACGATGCTTGATATCCGCACCGTACCCGGACAGGATCACCAGGAGTTGCGACAGAAGATGGAAGCCATCTTGGACCAGTTGGCACAGGAAGATCGTGATTTTCGGGCTACTCTGGACGTAATAGAAGATCGCCCTTGGACACTAACGGCCAAGGACGATCCGATTGTACAGGCGGTGGCCGATTCATACCAAGCGATTACCGGGCGCAACCCGGTCTACAACGGTGTACCCGGTGCTACCGACGGAACGTTTCTCCATCAAGCGGGCATCCCTATCATCACAACGGGAGCCGGCGACCGTCACATCCCGCACCATGCCGACGAGTATGTCGATCTGGATCAGTTGGTTGAGACCACGCGATTGTATGCACGTTCCGCCGTTGCTTTTTTGGGGGCCTGA
- a CDS encoding ECF transporter S component — MERGLTVRKIVIAGVLGAVAILLGVTRLGFIPVPTAAGNATILHIPAVIGGIMEGWGVGLIIGLIFGVSSFLNATIPLFKDPLVAILPRLFIGVAAYFTYVGLKQVNQYLAIGVAGFVGSITNTVLVLLMAVIRGYMAPSVAVTVAVTSGLPEAIVSVIVTSAVVAAWMKIGAGRQKSKISGEL, encoded by the coding sequence ATGGAAAGAGGGCTCACCGTTCGAAAAATTGTGATTGCGGGCGTACTGGGCGCAGTGGCGATTCTGCTTGGCGTGACCCGGCTTGGGTTTATCCCGGTGCCCACTGCGGCTGGTAATGCCACGATTCTGCACATCCCGGCTGTCATCGGAGGGATTATGGAGGGATGGGGCGTCGGTCTGATCATTGGTCTTATCTTTGGTGTCTCATCGTTTCTCAACGCGACCATTCCCCTGTTTAAAGATCCGCTGGTAGCTATTTTGCCCCGCTTGTTCATCGGGGTTGCCGCCTATTTCACCTATGTCGGTTTGAAACAGGTCAACCAGTATCTGGCGATCGGCGTCGCCGGATTTGTCGGCTCTATCACCAACACTGTGCTTGTCTTGTTGATGGCGGTCATTCGCGGCTATATGGCCCCAAGCGTCGCCGTGACGGTGGCAGTCACCAGCGGTCTGCCAGAAGCAATCGTCTCTGTGATTGTAACGTCAGCCGTGGTGGCAGCCTGGATGAAGATTGGAGCAGGTAGACAGAAATCGAAAATATCGGGTGAGTTGTAA
- a CDS encoding aldehyde dehydrogenase family protein, whose product MGEPIYALYINGEWMATQETFPVYHKYNGQLLARVARAEQEHVRQAVTAARRNFEQSELTPFQRSQILQKAAEIATERRDELELSLAREVGKTRKDAAGELDRVINTLRLSAEEATRIAGEMVPLHATPGAENRIGFAIRVPRGVIAAITPFNYPLLLSTHKVAPAIAAGNTVVLKPASTTPLASYQLVEILEQAGLPKGHVNIVTGAGSEVGDWLLADERIAMYTFTGSGEVGKQIKQRSGLRPVTLELGNNSPNIVHRDADLQQAAAIIAQRSFHNAGQACIAVQRILVQEEVSEDFTEAYLGCVRQLRVGDPEDPATDIGPMISEKEAVRAEAWVREALAEGARLLYGGKREGALLYPTVLADTRPEMKVNGLEVFAPVVTIQSYQTIEQAFAIANDSAYGLQAGIFTRDLDLAMRAARKLEYGGVIVNDVSTYRNDVMPYGGVKNSGLGKEGPRYAIEEMTDLRMVVLNLNG is encoded by the coding sequence ATGGGAGAACCGATTTATGCTCTGTACATCAACGGGGAGTGGATGGCCACACAGGAAACGTTCCCGGTCTATCACAAGTACAATGGTCAACTGCTCGCTCGAGTTGCCAGAGCTGAGCAAGAGCATGTCCGCCAGGCTGTAACGGCAGCCAGGCGGAACTTTGAGCAAAGTGAACTGACGCCGTTTCAGCGGTCACAAATCCTGCAAAAAGCTGCAGAGATTGCGACGGAACGCAGAGATGAACTGGAGCTTTCACTAGCGAGAGAAGTGGGGAAGACGCGAAAAGACGCTGCCGGTGAATTGGATCGCGTCATCAATACACTCCGGCTGTCAGCAGAGGAAGCAACGCGGATCGCAGGCGAGATGGTCCCGCTGCACGCCACACCGGGTGCGGAAAATCGGATCGGATTCGCCATTCGCGTGCCGCGTGGAGTGATTGCCGCGATCACGCCGTTCAACTATCCACTGCTGCTCTCTACGCACAAAGTAGCTCCTGCGATTGCCGCCGGCAACACGGTAGTACTCAAACCGGCTTCCACTACGCCGCTTGCCTCTTACCAATTGGTAGAAATCCTCGAACAGGCAGGGTTGCCCAAAGGGCACGTAAACATTGTGACGGGAGCAGGCAGCGAGGTGGGTGATTGGCTGCTGGCTGATGAGCGGATCGCGATGTACACCTTTACGGGATCAGGCGAAGTAGGCAAACAGATCAAACAGCGGAGCGGTCTCCGTCCGGTGACGCTGGAGTTGGGCAACAATTCGCCCAATATCGTTCATCGCGATGCCGATCTGCAGCAGGCGGCGGCGATCATTGCACAGCGCAGCTTTCACAATGCCGGGCAAGCCTGCATCGCCGTGCAGCGCATCCTCGTCCAGGAAGAAGTGAGCGAGGACTTTACCGAAGCATACCTAGGTTGCGTCAGGCAACTGCGGGTCGGTGATCCGGAAGATCCCGCGACCGATATTGGGCCGATGATCAGCGAAAAGGAAGCTGTTCGTGCGGAAGCGTGGGTCAGAGAAGCACTGGCAGAGGGAGCGCGTCTGCTGTACGGCGGCAAGCGGGAAGGGGCGCTGCTGTACCCGACCGTGCTGGCAGACACTCGTCCGGAGATGAAAGTAAACGGTTTGGAAGTATTTGCGCCGGTGGTGACGATTCAGTCCTACCAGACGATCGAGCAGGCGTTTGCGATCGCCAACGATTCCGCATACGGCTTGCAGGCAGGGATTTTTACCCGTGACCTGGATCTGGCAATGCGTGCGGCGAGGAAACTGGAATACGGTGGGGTGATCGTCAATGACGTCTCCACCTATCGCAACGATGTGATGCCCTATGGGGGTGTGAAAAACAGCGGACTTGGCAAGGAAGGACCGCGCTATGCGATCGAAGAGATGACGGATCTGCGCATGGTGGTGCTAAACCTGAACGGATGA
- a CDS encoding energy-coupling factor transporter transmembrane component T family protein — protein MSSEFELTRNITIGQYLPTGSLIHRLDPRFKLAVFTILVIAIAICSTYLGNLVALCFCIWLFHLAKIPLSYGISGIKPAIPFIIILAVLQLLFYGEIASGGTVYFEYGIVKITSDSIRLVVVSAMRFVEVIFISSVLTLSTSTTQLTHGMESLLRPLEKVRFPVHSFSLVITIAIRFVPTFAMEMEKMMKAQASRGAEFGTGEWWRIVKRTKDMFPLIIPLFNVALSRAEDLILAMEARCYTPGGERSIYTHYKAQRIDYLVLVSGVIIALILLAVPYPA, from the coding sequence ATGTCGTCCGAGTTTGAATTGACCCGCAACATAACGATTGGCCAGTACCTGCCGACCGGTTCTCTCATTCATCGTCTGGACCCGCGATTCAAACTGGCCGTATTTACGATCTTGGTGATTGCAATCGCGATCTGCAGCACCTATCTGGGAAACCTGGTAGCGCTTTGCTTTTGCATCTGGTTGTTCCATCTGGCCAAGATTCCGCTGTCGTACGGTATTTCCGGGATTAAGCCTGCTATCCCATTTATCATCATCCTGGCTGTGCTGCAGCTGCTGTTTTACGGGGAGATTGCATCAGGTGGAACCGTCTATTTTGAATACGGGATTGTCAAAATCACCAGCGACAGCATCAGACTGGTGGTCGTCTCCGCGATGCGGTTTGTGGAAGTCATCTTTATCTCCAGTGTCCTGACGCTGAGCACCTCTACTACTCAGCTGACCCACGGAATGGAGAGTTTGCTGCGCCCGTTGGAAAAAGTACGGTTCCCGGTACACTCCTTTTCGCTGGTGATTACGATCGCCATTCGCTTTGTGCCAACCTTTGCGATGGAGATGGAAAAAATGATGAAAGCGCAGGCCTCGCGCGGAGCGGAGTTTGGGACGGGGGAGTGGTGGCGGATCGTCAAACGGACCAAAGACATGTTCCCGCTGATCATCCCACTGTTTAATGTGGCCCTGTCTCGAGCGGAGGATTTGATCCTGGCCATGGAAGCTCGCTGTTACACTCCGGGAGGGGAGCGCAGCATCTACACCCACTACAAGGCACAGCGGATCGATTACCTGGTGCTCGTGTCCGGTGTGATCATCGCGCTGATCCTGCTGGCCGTGCCCTACCCGGCTTAG
- a CDS encoding P1 family peptidase — translation MKQKRTIVDVPGIKVGHAQNEQVLTGCTVVLAGEGATAGVDVRGSAPGTRETDLLRPENLVEQVHAICLCGGSAFGLDACSGVMQYLEEQAIGLDVGVARVPIVSGAVLFDLPVGDASVRPDRQMGYQAAAAANCDPVAEGNVGAGTGASVGKLAGFERAMKSGIGSSSIALPNGLIVGAIVAVNAVGEIRDPMTNQLLAGARDDDGKIKESRAWMLEQISMPIPPGTNTTIAVVASNANLNKAQANKVAQMAHDGLARTIHPVHTMYDGDTIFALATGGVDASVDLVGSFSADVLAEAVVRAIWAAVAAGGLPACRDLLDEPKGWDGDVT, via the coding sequence ATGAAGCAGAAGCGAACGATTGTCGACGTGCCAGGAATCAAAGTAGGGCATGCCCAAAACGAACAGGTGCTGACTGGCTGTACGGTGGTCCTGGCGGGGGAGGGCGCGACAGCAGGAGTCGATGTGCGTGGCTCCGCTCCGGGAACGCGTGAGACCGACTTGCTGAGACCAGAGAACCTGGTTGAGCAGGTACATGCCATTTGTCTCTGCGGGGGAAGCGCATTTGGCCTGGATGCCTGTAGCGGTGTGATGCAGTATCTCGAGGAGCAAGCGATTGGTCTCGATGTGGGCGTGGCCCGTGTGCCAATCGTCTCGGGGGCAGTCCTGTTTGACCTGCCGGTCGGTGATGCGTCTGTGCGGCCTGATCGGCAGATGGGCTATCAGGCTGCAGCAGCGGCTAACTGCGATCCGGTTGCAGAAGGGAATGTAGGGGCTGGAACCGGGGCTTCTGTCGGCAAGCTGGCCGGTTTTGAACGGGCGATGAAAAGCGGCATCGGTTCCAGTTCGATCGCCCTGCCCAATGGACTAATCGTAGGGGCAATCGTCGCTGTCAATGCGGTCGGGGAAATACGGGACCCAATGACCAATCAACTGCTGGCTGGAGCACGGGATGACGATGGTAAGATCAAGGAAAGCCGAGCGTGGATGCTGGAACAGATTTCCATGCCGATTCCACCTGGAACCAACACGACGATAGCTGTCGTGGCCAGCAATGCCAATCTGAACAAGGCACAGGCCAACAAAGTGGCGCAGATGGCGCATGACGGCCTGGCCCGAACCATTCATCCTGTACACACGATGTACGACGGAGACACGATCTTCGCTCTCGCCACCGGTGGGGTTGACGCCAGCGTCGATCTGGTCGGATCGTTCTCGGCAGATGTGCTTGCAGAAGCGGTGGTGCGTGCGATCTGGGCGGCAGTGGCTGCCGGAGGCCTGCCGGCGTGCCGTGATCTACTTGACGAGCCGAAAGGATGGGATGGAGATGTCACTTGA
- a CDS encoding tartrate dehydrogenase: MNHYAIAVIAGDGIGPEVMREGLRVLRTIEQLHGGIRFETSAFDWNCLHYQRHGVMMPKDGLEILQGFDAILLGAIGSPDVPDHISVWELILPIRRTFQQYVNLRPIKLLRGLVSPLREKGHDQLDFVVVRENTEGEYADMGGRLHSGTPYELAIQNSVFTRYGIERVVRYAYSLAATTGKRRLAAATKSNGINHSMPFWDEVVHELSRDYPQIETSLFHIDAMAAYFVNRPEQFDVVVASNLFGDILTDLGAAVVGGLGLAPSGNINPEKRYPSMFEPIHGSAPDIAGIGIANPIGQIWSISMMLDHLGHRELGRYLLDSIEAVLLQGQVRTPDIGGTATTQEMGEAVVRQLLTDA; this comes from the coding sequence ATGAATCATTATGCCATTGCCGTGATTGCCGGAGATGGAATCGGTCCGGAGGTGATGAGGGAAGGACTGCGTGTGCTTCGTACGATCGAACAGCTGCACGGTGGAATTCGGTTTGAGACATCTGCATTTGACTGGAATTGTCTTCACTACCAGCGCCATGGCGTGATGATGCCAAAAGACGGATTAGAAATCCTGCAGGGCTTTGACGCGATTCTGCTCGGAGCAATCGGGTCGCCTGATGTTCCTGATCACATCTCGGTCTGGGAGTTGATCCTGCCGATCCGCCGGACGTTTCAGCAGTACGTCAATCTTCGCCCGATCAAGCTGCTGCGTGGCCTTGTCAGCCCGCTTCGCGAAAAGGGACATGATCAGTTGGATTTTGTTGTGGTACGGGAAAATACCGAAGGAGAATACGCCGATATGGGAGGAAGGCTGCACAGCGGAACGCCGTATGAACTGGCCATTCAGAACAGTGTATTTACCCGCTATGGCATTGAACGCGTCGTTCGCTACGCTTACTCGCTGGCAGCAACAACCGGCAAACGGCGGCTGGCAGCCGCAACCAAATCGAACGGCATCAACCACTCGATGCCCTTCTGGGATGAGGTGGTACACGAACTGAGCCGAGATTATCCGCAGATCGAGACCAGTCTGTTTCACATCGACGCTATGGCCGCCTATTTTGTCAATCGTCCGGAACAGTTTGATGTGGTTGTGGCAAGCAACTTGTTTGGCGACATTTTGACCGATCTCGGTGCTGCTGTCGTCGGCGGGTTGGGGTTGGCTCCATCTGGCAACATCAATCCAGAGAAGCGGTATCCCTCGATGTTTGAGCCGATTCACGGCTCGGCGCCCGATATCGCAGGTATAGGGATCGCCAATCCCATCGGGCAGATCTGGAGCATCAGCATGATGCTGGATCACCTCGGGCATCGCGAACTGGGTCGATACCTGCTGGACAGTATCGAGGCCGTCCTGCTGCAGGGCCAGGTGAGAACGCCCGATATCGGGGGCACAGCCACAACCCAAGAGATGGGCGAAGCCGTTGTTCGGCAGCTGCTGACCGATGCGTAA